In the genome of Thermoleophilaceae bacterium, one region contains:
- a CDS encoding amidase: protein MPDDLMFKSATEQAALVRSGEVSSREMVEASLAAIDSLNDELNAVVTRCDERALAEADAVQAGDERPLAGVPLLVKDLGAITEGVRTTMGMRAMGEWVPDFDSATVRRLRAAGAIVVGKTNLPEMGILPVSEPLRFGPARNPWDTSRTPGGSSGGSAAGVASGMVAIAHGNDGGGSIRIPASCCGLVGLKPSRGRVSWAPALAELAAGFATDGVLTRTVRDSALGLDLLAGYEPGDPYWAPDPSAPFADAVDRDPGSLRVAFVVDSPNGVPVDPDCVAATRAAAGLLESLGHQVREVEIEADEGYVPNFVTVWIAGTANEVDTWGRISGQQLDVEQLEPLSRQMYDMSREMSATDYLRALDWLHDYSRGLVAMWDGIDLLVTPTLAKPPIEIGALEPREGEPPVQMLMNSGEWVPFTPVWNVTGQPAISLPLHQTEAGLPVGVQFVGPPAGEELLLSLAAQLEAAAPWSDRRPGVAVA from the coding sequence ATGCCCGACGACCTGATGTTCAAGTCCGCCACGGAACAGGCGGCGCTCGTGCGATCCGGCGAGGTGAGCTCGCGGGAAATGGTGGAGGCCTCGCTGGCGGCCATCGACTCGCTGAACGACGAGCTGAACGCCGTGGTCACCCGCTGCGACGAGCGCGCGCTTGCGGAGGCGGACGCCGTCCAGGCGGGCGACGAACGGCCGCTCGCCGGGGTGCCGCTGCTCGTTAAGGACCTGGGCGCGATCACGGAAGGCGTGCGCACCACGATGGGCATGCGCGCCATGGGCGAGTGGGTCCCGGACTTCGACAGCGCAACGGTGCGGCGCCTCCGCGCCGCCGGCGCGATCGTGGTGGGCAAGACCAACCTTCCCGAGATGGGGATCCTGCCGGTGAGCGAGCCGCTGCGCTTCGGCCCGGCGCGCAATCCGTGGGACACGTCGCGCACGCCGGGCGGCTCCTCCGGCGGCAGCGCCGCGGGAGTGGCCTCGGGCATGGTGGCCATCGCGCACGGCAATGACGGCGGCGGCTCGATCCGGATCCCGGCCTCCTGCTGCGGGCTCGTCGGCCTCAAGCCGAGCCGCGGCCGCGTGTCCTGGGCGCCGGCGCTCGCCGAGCTCGCCGCCGGCTTCGCCACCGACGGCGTGCTCACGCGCACCGTGCGCGACAGCGCGCTCGGGCTCGACCTGCTCGCCGGGTATGAGCCGGGCGATCCGTACTGGGCGCCCGATCCCTCCGCTCCCTTTGCGGACGCGGTCGATCGCGATCCCGGGAGCCTGCGCGTGGCCTTCGTGGTGGACTCGCCGAACGGCGTGCCGGTGGATCCCGACTGCGTTGCCGCCACGCGCGCCGCCGCAGGGTTGCTCGAGTCGCTCGGCCACCAGGTGCGGGAGGTGGAGATCGAGGCCGACGAGGGCTACGTGCCGAACTTCGTGACAGTGTGGATCGCGGGCACGGCGAACGAGGTGGACACCTGGGGCCGCATCTCCGGGCAGCAGCTAGACGTGGAGCAGCTCGAGCCGCTCTCGCGGCAGATGTACGACATGTCGCGCGAGATGTCCGCCACCGACTACCTCCGCGCGCTCGACTGGCTGCACGATTACTCGCGCGGTCTCGTGGCGATGTGGGACGGCATCGACCTTCTCGTCACCCCCACGCTCGCCAAGCCCCCGATCGAGATCGGGGCCCTCGAACCGCGCGAGGGCGAGCCGCCCGTGCAGATGCTGATGAACTCGGGCGAGTGGGTGCCGTTCACCCCGGTCTGGAACGTGACCGGCCAGCCGGCGATCTCGCTGCCGCTACATCAGACGGAGGCGGGCCTGCCCGTGGGCGTGCAGTTCGTCGGGCCGCCGGCCGGCGAGGAGCTCCTGCTCTCGCTTGCCGCACAGCTCGAGGCTGCCGCGCCGTGGAGCGACAGGCGGCCGGGCGTGGCGGTGGCCTGA
- a CDS encoding MBL fold metallo-hydrolase: protein MDRTERIPDGVARVRAPNASAFTLDGTNTYIVEGWVIDPGPNDSRHLDEVLAAAGGGIEGIAITHAHPDHDEGAPALADRAGGVQIVRPADGDQVGPLTAMATPGHAPDHVAFLYGKVAFTGDAVAGTGSSFIIPGGGGLGRYLEALKRLRELELEALCPGHGPIVNDPRAKLDEYIDHRLERERKLLAAFEMGLRDRDELLDAAWDDVPWHVSPDLRRAAAVTLDAHLEKLRDEGRLPADVTA, encoded by the coding sequence ATGGATCGGACGGAGCGCATTCCCGACGGCGTGGCCCGCGTTCGCGCGCCGAACGCGTCGGCCTTCACCCTCGACGGCACCAACACCTACATCGTCGAGGGCTGGGTGATCGATCCCGGGCCGAACGATTCGCGCCACCTCGACGAGGTGCTGGCGGCGGCGGGCGGCGGCATCGAGGGAATCGCGATCACCCACGCGCATCCCGACCATGACGAGGGTGCGCCCGCGCTCGCGGATCGGGCCGGCGGCGTGCAGATCGTGCGACCGGCAGATGGCGACCAAGTCGGGCCGCTGACCGCCATGGCCACGCCTGGGCACGCGCCGGACCACGTGGCGTTCCTGTACGGGAAGGTCGCCTTCACGGGCGACGCCGTGGCCGGGACGGGCAGCAGCTTCATCATTCCCGGCGGTGGCGGGCTCGGCCGCTATCTGGAGGCGCTGAAACGGCTGCGCGAGCTCGAGCTCGAGGCGCTCTGCCCCGGCCACGGACCGATCGTGAACGACCCGCGAGCGAAGCTCGACGAGTACATCGACCACCGGCTCGAGCGCGAGCGGAAGCTGCTCGCCGCGTTCGAGATGGGATTGCGCGACCGGGACGAGCTGCTCGACGCCGCCTGGGACGACGTGCCGTGGCACGTGTCGCCCGATCTTCGTCGCGCGGCAGCTGTGACGCTCGACGCCCACCTCGAGAAGCTCCGCGACGAGGGAAGGCTCCCCGCGGACGTGACCGCCTAG
- a CDS encoding nuclear transport factor 2 family protein, which yields MTEATTTERVDPAFLADFSHRWLDAWNKRDGDALAQLVTEDVEFFDPAIGTVRGRAPVAEWVRQCARAFPDFTFEEPEPGYVSSDRAKAIAPWLMRGTNTGPIDPPGFAPTGKSIVLEGVDHWWFRDGLVCRYRADYDSLGLMRQLGIVAPPGSRGEKAMVMLQRLGARFSRR from the coding sequence ATGACCGAAGCAACCACGACGGAACGCGTCGACCCGGCGTTTCTCGCGGACTTCTCGCACCGCTGGCTCGATGCATGGAACAAACGCGACGGCGACGCTCTCGCCCAGCTCGTGACCGAGGACGTCGAGTTCTTCGACCCGGCGATCGGCACGGTGCGCGGCCGAGCGCCCGTGGCCGAGTGGGTGCGTCAATGCGCCCGTGCGTTCCCGGACTTCACGTTCGAGGAGCCCGAGCCCGGTTACGTGTCCAGCGACCGTGCGAAGGCGATCGCGCCGTGGCTCATGCGGGGCACCAACACCGGGCCGATCGACCCGCCCGGCTTCGCTCCCACCGGCAAGTCGATCGTCCTCGAGGGCGTGGACCACTGGTGGTTCCGCGACGGCCTCGTATGCCGCTACCGCGCCGACTACGACTCGCTCGGGCTCATGCGCCAGCTCGGGATCGTCGCGCCGCCCGGGTCGCGTGGCGAGAAGGCGATGGTGATGCTCCAGCGGCTCGGCGCCCGCTTCAGTCGCCGCTGA
- a CDS encoding alpha/beta hydrolase produces the protein MDTLHTRSADGTLVGCEVLGEGPHLLAIHGSTADRHRWDSVREPLARRFRLYLMDRRGRGLSSEENTDGYEFAREAEDIRALVEAIGEPVLVLSHSYGGAASLEAATCCPGIARMLVYEPALSTAAAPLNPHGAVAEIEAAGSDRDAIITLFYSRVLEFDDAAIEALRATPMWQHRLAAAHTLARELRAANGYVADPARLDAIAVPVRILLGTATTPALTRAAHAAQAAVPGAELVELPGHGHAAMDVDPEMFVSQVEDWLLPAT, from the coding sequence GTGGACACTCTTCATACGCGATCGGCGGACGGCACACTCGTGGGCTGCGAGGTGCTGGGGGAGGGCCCGCATCTGCTGGCCATCCACGGCAGCACCGCCGATCGCCATCGCTGGGACTCCGTGCGCGAGCCGCTGGCTCGGCGGTTCCGGCTGTACCTGATGGACCGCCGCGGCCGCGGGCTGAGCAGCGAGGAGAACACCGATGGCTACGAGTTCGCGAGGGAGGCGGAGGACATCCGGGCGCTCGTGGAGGCGATTGGAGAGCCGGTGCTGGTGCTCTCGCACTCGTACGGCGGCGCCGCCTCGCTCGAGGCAGCCACCTGCTGCCCCGGCATCGCCCGGATGCTCGTGTACGAGCCGGCGCTCAGCACCGCCGCCGCACCGCTGAACCCCCACGGCGCGGTCGCCGAAATCGAGGCCGCGGGCTCGGACCGCGACGCGATCATCACACTCTTCTACAGCCGCGTACTCGAGTTCGACGACGCTGCGATCGAAGCCCTGCGCGCCACGCCGATGTGGCAGCACCGGCTTGCTGCGGCGCACACCCTCGCGCGCGAGCTCCGCGCCGCCAACGGCTACGTGGCGGACCCGGCGCGCCTCGACGCGATCGCCGTGCCGGTGCGCATCCTGCTCGGCACGGCCACGACGCCGGCGCTCACGCGTGCCGCCCACGCCGCGCAGGCTGCGGTGCCCGGGGCCGAGCTGGTGGAGCTGCCCGGCCATGGGCATGCAGCCATGGACGTGGACCCGGAGATGTTCGTCTCCCAGGTCGAGGACTGGCTCCTGCCGGCTACTTGA
- a CDS encoding nuclear transport factor 2 family protein: MSDQPGAPPKIVPPFTEETARAKVQAAEDAWNTRDPERVSLAYTEDSQWRNRDEFFSGREAIVEFLRRKWARELDYRLRKELWCFHHNRISVRFEYESHDPDGQWWRSHGNEHWEFDEETGLMRRRDASINDYKIDESERRIK, translated from the coding sequence ATGAGCGACCAGCCGGGCGCGCCTCCGAAGATCGTCCCGCCCTTCACCGAGGAGACGGCGCGCGCGAAGGTGCAGGCCGCCGAGGACGCCTGGAACACGCGCGACCCGGAGCGCGTGTCTCTCGCCTACACGGAGGACTCGCAGTGGCGCAACCGCGACGAGTTCTTCAGCGGGCGGGAGGCGATCGTGGAGTTCCTCAGGCGCAAATGGGCGCGCGAGCTCGACTACCGGCTGCGCAAGGAGCTCTGGTGCTTCCACCACAACCGCATCTCCGTGAGGTTCGAGTACGAGAGCCACGATCCGGACGGCCAGTGGTGGCGAAGCCACGGCAACGAACACTGGGAGTTCGACGAGGAGACCGGGCTGATGCGCCGCCGGGATGCGAGCATCAACGACTACAAGATCGACGAGTCGGAGCGGCGGATCAAGTAG
- a CDS encoding MFS transporter, which yields MIAAVPTPSRAAVHRLAAARLVSIAGSVSSGVALAVVLYARTGSATWVGAALLIAFAVPAVFSPVTGLIGDRFDRRLVLIASDLLGAACFVGMAAVHAPAALLALAFAGAVAAAPFLPTAGSLVPALATDDDLTWANSRLTMAMTAGRLVGPLIGAGLVAAISGSAAFIANACTFLISALLISTLRGSFRAAETEAGAPRFSVTEGFRLLFSHPTLRALTLGFALVDVGNGLVLPAEVPLAHVLGAGTFGYGAMVAIWSVGGLAGAQLYPRTLGRRDEPRVILGAAVGLCFAFGLVAIAPWLALALAGFVIAGATMSIVQVGEDLILQRRVSDDIRGRVYAAHIAVVQLSLALPLLVAGALSDALGPRAVFGIAAASVALGVAALSTLLARVSVR from the coding sequence GTGATCGCCGCAGTACCCACTCCCTCTCGAGCAGCAGTTCACCGCCTGGCCGCAGCGCGGCTCGTGTCCATCGCCGGAAGCGTGTCGTCGGGCGTGGCGCTCGCGGTGGTGCTGTATGCGCGCACCGGCTCGGCCACCTGGGTGGGCGCGGCGCTGCTGATCGCGTTCGCGGTTCCCGCTGTGTTCAGCCCGGTGACCGGTCTGATCGGCGACCGTTTCGACCGCCGGCTCGTGCTCATCGCATCCGATCTGCTCGGCGCGGCCTGCTTCGTCGGCATGGCCGCCGTGCACGCTCCCGCGGCCCTGCTCGCGCTGGCGTTCGCGGGGGCGGTGGCGGCGGCGCCGTTCCTGCCCACCGCGGGCTCCCTGGTTCCCGCCCTGGCCACCGACGATGACCTGACCTGGGCGAACTCGCGGCTGACGATGGCCATGACCGCGGGCCGGCTCGTCGGGCCGCTGATCGGTGCAGGACTCGTGGCTGCCATCAGCGGATCCGCCGCGTTCATCGCGAACGCGTGCACCTTCCTCATCTCTGCACTGCTGATCTCGACCCTCCGCGGGAGCTTCAGGGCTGCTGAAACGGAGGCGGGAGCACCGCGCTTCAGCGTGACGGAGGGGTTTCGCCTGCTCTTCTCTCACCCCACGTTGCGCGCGCTCACTCTCGGCTTCGCGCTCGTGGATGTGGGCAACGGGCTGGTGTTGCCCGCGGAGGTGCCGCTTGCCCATGTGCTCGGTGCGGGAACGTTCGGCTACGGGGCTATGGTGGCGATCTGGAGCGTGGGTGGCCTGGCCGGAGCGCAGCTCTACCCGCGCACCCTCGGGCGGCGGGACGAGCCTCGAGTGATCCTCGGAGCCGCGGTGGGGCTGTGCTTTGCGTTCGGGCTCGTGGCCATCGCGCCCTGGCTCGCGCTTGCGCTGGCCGGGTTCGTCATCGCCGGCGCGACCATGAGCATCGTGCAGGTGGGGGAGGACCTCATCCTCCAGCGCAGGGTCTCCGACGACATCCGCGGGCGCGTGTACGCCGCGCACATAGCGGTGGTGCAGCTGTCGCTTGCGCTGCCTCTGCTGGTGGCGGGCGCGCTCTCCGACGCGCTGGGGCCGCGCGCGGTGTTCGGGATCGCCGCGGCCTCGGTGGCTTTGGGGGTGGCGGCGCTGAGCACGCTGCTCGCCCGGGTCAGCGTTCGCTGA
- a CDS encoding OsmC family protein encodes MFEVETRTIPGRPAAIGSAGPYTLVVDRPTDGGGDGIGFNGGQLLYLAVAGCVSNDIYREAPGMGVHVESVRVRVTGDFGGDPPVSGPIEYEVEITGDDPERLRELVDHVDRIAEIPNSLRGATEVRLGEVRVSER; translated from the coding sequence GTGTTCGAGGTCGAGACACGCACGATCCCCGGGCGCCCCGCGGCCATCGGCAGCGCCGGCCCCTACACGCTTGTGGTGGACCGGCCGACGGACGGTGGCGGCGACGGGATCGGCTTCAACGGCGGCCAGCTGCTGTATCTGGCGGTGGCGGGCTGCGTGTCGAACGACATCTACCGCGAGGCTCCCGGCATGGGGGTGCACGTGGAGAGCGTGCGCGTGCGCGTGACGGGCGACTTCGGCGGCGATCCTCCCGTGTCGGGACCAATCGAATACGAGGTCGAGATCACCGGCGACGACCCGGAGCGTCTGCGCGAGCTGGTTGATCACGTGGACCGCATCGCTGAGATCCCGAACTCGCTCCGAGGCGCCACCGAGGTGCGGCTCGGCGAGGTGCGCGTCAGCGAACGCTGA
- a CDS encoding glycosyltransferase: protein MGSSRRVEALIVTWQAGGGTQVALGLGRSLAQRGHRVRVLAPAADAERVAAAGCMHCPFPPELELEPGQRVEEQRAVLERIFHGPELADAVRREVVRARADVIVVDYLLRSAAAVAELLPAPHVLLIHTIFGFHGGAADDRAARRRWFEPVNAARRSLGVEGLPVGSDSVTVELTRRAAGAIVALPREFDDWDDPPANVVHAGPIIERPGRMTRWSPPWGSADARPLVVVSLGTQYMHQTDVLRRIADALRAAPVRGLVLTGEIDPAEIPGGANLAIESYVPHETVLSDASVVVTHAGTGTLLAAFAAGLPVLCVPLGRDQPQNARRVAELGLGFAIDPGAEVADIAAALAEVLDAPAYRQHATSMSSVIRGYEGGAPAVRMLEQLAARATPN from the coding sequence ATGGGATCATCGCGCCGCGTGGAGGCCTTGATAGTCACCTGGCAGGCGGGTGGTGGAACACAGGTCGCCCTCGGGCTCGGGCGGTCGCTCGCGCAGCGAGGGCATCGCGTGCGTGTGCTGGCACCCGCGGCGGATGCCGAGCGTGTTGCGGCAGCCGGGTGCATGCACTGCCCGTTTCCGCCTGAGCTCGAACTCGAGCCGGGGCAACGCGTCGAGGAGCAGCGGGCGGTGCTCGAGCGGATCTTCCACGGCCCCGAGCTGGCCGACGCCGTGCGGAGGGAGGTCGTGCGAGCCCGAGCCGACGTGATCGTCGTCGATTACCTCTTGCGCTCGGCGGCCGCGGTGGCTGAGCTCCTCCCGGCGCCGCACGTGCTGCTGATCCACACCATCTTCGGCTTCCATGGCGGCGCCGCCGACGACAGGGCCGCGCGGAGGCGCTGGTTCGAGCCCGTGAACGCCGCGCGCCGCTCCCTCGGCGTCGAAGGGCTCCCGGTTGGTTCCGATTCGGTGACGGTCGAGCTCACGCGCCGCGCGGCGGGGGCGATCGTGGCTCTGCCGCGCGAGTTCGACGACTGGGACGACCCGCCGGCGAACGTGGTCCACGCCGGGCCGATCATCGAGCGCCCGGGCCGGATGACGCGCTGGAGCCCGCCGTGGGGTTCAGCCGACGCGCGGCCCCTAGTGGTGGTCAGTCTGGGCACTCAGTACATGCATCAGACCGACGTGCTGCGCCGAATCGCGGATGCGCTGCGCGCGGCGCCTGTGCGCGGGCTGGTGCTCACCGGAGAGATCGACCCCGCCGAGATCCCGGGCGGCGCGAATCTCGCGATCGAGTCGTACGTCCCTCACGAAACCGTCCTGTCCGACGCATCGGTGGTCGTCACTCATGCAGGAACCGGCACCCTGCTCGCCGCGTTCGCCGCGGGCCTGCCGGTGCTCTGCGTGCCACTCGGGCGGGATCAGCCGCAGAACGCGCGGAGGGTCGCCGAGCTCGGGCTCGGCTTCGCGATCGACCCAGGCGCGGAGGTCGCGGACATCGCAGCCGCCCTCGCGGAGGTGCTCGATGCGCCGGCCTACCGGCAGCACGCGACCTCGATGAGCTCGGTGATCCGAGGCTACGAGGGCGGCGCCCCCGCTGTTCGGATGCTTGAACAGCTGGCCGCCCGCGCGACGCCGAACTGA